A stretch of Proteiniborus sp. DW1 DNA encodes these proteins:
- a CDS encoding class I SAM-dependent methyltransferase, producing the protein MTSEVRKYYDENAELEWQRLNNPYSRVEFCSTMYLIKKHFPKSGKIIDIGSGPGRYSLELLKRGYRVSLLDLSKNELDIAKRKIEEANLTAENYYCKSALELEFLEAESFDGVLVMGPLYHLHSHEDRIKVLSDTYRILKNNGIALISYINTWGALKASVGEFPDVFKDVGHFDRYKNGDLKFSPEESFTSTYFTTPPLALEEIKKSGFEIVSYAGAESFLAGLSTQVKNLYLYMPEVYENYLKKAAEFCELPQYRDATEHLHVIVKKS; encoded by the coding sequence ATGACAAGTGAAGTAAGAAAATATTATGACGAGAATGCAGAACTTGAGTGGCAGCGATTAAATAATCCATATTCAAGGGTAGAATTTTGTTCTACAATGTATCTAATTAAAAAGCACTTTCCTAAAAGTGGTAAAATCATTGATATTGGTTCAGGTCCGGGAAGATACTCTTTAGAGTTACTCAAAAGGGGATATAGGGTTAGCCTTTTGGATTTATCAAAAAATGAGCTAGACATTGCAAAACGGAAGATTGAAGAAGCTAATTTAACTGCAGAAAACTACTATTGTAAAAGTGCATTAGAGCTTGAGTTTTTAGAGGCTGAGTCTTTTGATGGAGTTTTAGTAATGGGCCCACTATATCATTTGCATAGTCATGAAGATAGGATTAAGGTATTAAGTGATACTTATAGGATATTAAAAAACAATGGTATTGCGCTCATATCATATATCAACACATGGGGAGCACTCAAGGCAAGTGTAGGGGAATTTCCAGACGTCTTTAAAGATGTAGGGCATTTTGACAGGTATAAAAATGGAGATCTAAAGTTTTCTCCAGAGGAAAGCTTTACTTCTACATATTTTACTACACCTCCTTTAGCTTTAGAAGAAATCAAGAAATCTGGATTTGAAATAGTATCTTATGCCGGTGCAGAAAGTTTTTTGGCAGGACTCAGTACTCAGGTGAAAAATCTATATTTGTATATGCCTGAAGTGTATGAAAACTATTTAAAAAAAGCTGCAGAATTTTGTGAACTGCCTCAGTATAGAGATGCTACAGAGCATCTTCATGTAATTGTAAAGAAATCTTAA
- a CDS encoding ATP-binding cassette domain-containing protein has protein sequence MINIDNVKKVYTDEVAIGPLSITIPKAGITSLIGPNGAGKSTTLLMIGRLLNMDEGQIKVANMDVTASKSEDLAKILTILRQENHFVTRLTVRQLVGFGRFPYSKGRLTDKDEDIISKYIDFLGLTDLENRYLDELSGGQRQRAYVAMVLCQETEYVLLDEPLNNLDVARSVQMMEHLRYAADKFGRTILTVLHDINFAAKYSDRICAMKNGKIAAFGTVEEIMDSKILTDIFETKIEIINSPNGPIATY, from the coding sequence ATGATAAATATAGATAATGTAAAAAAGGTTTATACTGATGAGGTAGCGATAGGGCCTTTGAGTATTACGATACCAAAAGCTGGGATTACTTCTTTAATTGGTCCAAATGGTGCTGGGAAATCAACGACTCTTTTGATGATTGGAAGATTGTTGAATATGGATGAAGGTCAGATTAAGGTGGCAAATATGGATGTTACTGCCTCTAAGTCAGAAGATTTGGCGAAAATATTGACTATCTTACGACAAGAAAATCATTTTGTTACAAGGCTTACGGTTAGACAATTAGTTGGTTTTGGGCGTTTTCCATATTCTAAGGGAAGGCTAACAGATAAGGATGAGGATATAATTTCTAAATATATTGACTTTTTAGGCCTGACTGACTTAGAAAATAGATATCTAGATGAGCTTTCTGGAGGTCAAAGGCAAAGGGCCTATGTTGCCATGGTATTGTGTCAAGAAACAGAATATGTATTATTGGATGAACCTTTGAACAATCTTGATGTGGCACGTTCTGTTCAGATGATGGAACATTTAAGGTACGCCGCTGATAAGTTTGGGAGAACAATTTTGACTGTTTTGCATGATATAAATTTTGCAGCGAAATATTCCGATAGAATATGTGCCATGAAGAATGGGAAAATAGCTGCTTTTGGAACAGTTGAAGAGATTATGGACTCAAAAATACTGACAGATATTTTTGAAACAAAAATAGAAATTATTAATAGTCCTAATGGACCAATAGCAACTTACTAA
- a CDS encoding iron chelate uptake ABC transporter family permease subunit encodes MSELVYRNKESTKIDSGLNTKNRSARAFRSKKEEKRYWFLLITFIALGLLASYGLLVYNNPVPVSSPSFIPVVKRRMVAIISMVIAAICQSLSTVAFQSITGNRVITPSLLGFEALYSTIQTSTMFFFGVSAFISFSGVGSFLFQVIAMVLMCLILYGWLLSGKYGDLQLMLLVGVIIGTGLRSLSTFMRRLLAPSEFDILQARLFGSVNNADPSYFPIAIPIVIITAIILIRYSKKLNVLSLGKHVSTALGVKHQIGVILGLVLVSILMSISTALVGPLTFYGFLVATLTYQVASTYDHRYIFPMSLAIGFLIITTSYFFMYHVFNAQGVVSIIIEMFGGITFLIVLLRKGTL; translated from the coding sequence ATGAGCGAACTCGTATATAGAAATAAAGAAAGTACAAAAATAGACTCAGGACTAAATACTAAAAATAGATCTGCTAGAGCTTTTCGTTCTAAGAAAGAAGAAAAACGTTATTGGTTCTTACTTATAACATTTATTGCCTTGGGACTTTTGGCATCTTATGGACTTCTGGTTTATAACAATCCAGTTCCAGTCAGCTCACCTTCTTTTATCCCAGTAGTTAAAAGAAGGATGGTAGCTATTATTTCTATGGTCATAGCTGCAATTTGTCAGAGTTTATCCACTGTTGCTTTTCAATCAATTACGGGTAATAGGGTTATAACACCTTCCCTATTGGGTTTTGAAGCACTTTATTCTACAATTCAGACAAGTACAATGTTTTTCTTTGGAGTTAGTGCTTTTATAAGTTTTAGTGGTGTTGGATCGTTTTTATTTCAAGTTATTGCTATGGTTTTAATGTGTTTAATACTTTACGGGTGGCTACTTTCAGGGAAGTATGGAGATTTACAGCTAATGTTATTAGTAGGAGTTATTATTGGAACTGGCTTGAGATCTTTGTCAACTTTTATGAGAAGGCTACTTGCTCCATCTGAGTTTGATATTTTACAAGCAAGATTATTTGGCTCTGTTAATAATGCAGATCCTTCATATTTTCCTATTGCAATTCCAATTGTAATAATTACTGCCATAATTCTTATTAGATATTCTAAAAAGCTAAATGTATTGTCCCTTGGAAAACATGTTTCTACAGCCTTGGGTGTTAAGCATCAAATAGGTGTAATATTAGGACTAGTACTAGTATCTATACTAATGTCAATTTCAACAGCCTTAGTTGGACCCCTTACTTTTTATGGGTTCTTAGTTGCGACTTTGACTTATCAAGTAGCGTCAACATATGACCATAGATATATTTTTCCAATGTCCCTTGCCATAGGATTCTTGATAATAACTACTTCATATTTCTTTATGTATCATGTTTTCAATGCACAGGGTGTAGTTTCAATAATTATCGAAATGTTTGGTGGTATTACATTCTTAATAGTATTGTTGAGGAAGGGGACTTTATGA
- a CDS encoding iron chelate uptake ABC transporter family permease subunit, protein MQKNTIQTMARAESSQPKRCNNNRIWTKPFILAILLVVILGIISLFTGVYDIRGQEDGMRMFFITRVPRTIALMLTGAAMSMSGLVMQLITQNRLVESTTTGTIEWAGLGLTIVYLLFPAPTLVQRMTGAIIFSFAGTMIFFFFLRRVKLRSSLIVPIIGMMLGAVISAFSTFIGLVFQMTQNIETWFVGSFAPVQVGRYEYLWLIVIVTFFIFIYADRFTLAGLGQDMTTSLGLNYNNIVLLGTGLIALAVGIVAAVIGNLPFLGLIVPNIVSMYRGDDLRSNLPWVCVIGMGTITVCDIISRTIIMPFEVPVSMILGTLGSVVFIVVLLRQRRSR, encoded by the coding sequence GTGCAAAAAAATACAATTCAAACAATGGCAAGGGCTGAGAGTTCTCAGCCCAAACGCTGTAATAACAATAGAATATGGACGAAACCTTTTATTTTAGCGATTTTGCTTGTTGTGATTTTGGGCATTATATCACTGTTTACAGGAGTTTACGATATACGAGGACAAGAAGATGGAATGAGAATGTTTTTCATAACTCGTGTTCCAAGAACTATTGCACTAATGCTTACTGGTGCTGCAATGTCTATGTCAGGACTAGTAATGCAACTTATTACACAGAATCGTTTAGTTGAATCTACTACAACTGGAACTATTGAGTGGGCAGGCTTGGGACTTACAATTGTCTATCTATTATTTCCTGCACCAACCTTAGTTCAAAGAATGACTGGTGCTATTATCTTTTCTTTTGCTGGAACTATGATTTTCTTTTTCTTTTTAAGAAGAGTAAAACTCCGTTCGTCTTTAATAGTACCTATTATTGGGATGATGCTTGGTGCGGTGATTTCTGCATTCTCTACTTTTATTGGACTTGTATTTCAGATGACACAAAATATTGAAACATGGTTTGTGGGATCCTTTGCACCAGTTCAAGTTGGTAGATATGAATACTTATGGTTAATTGTTATAGTTACTTTCTTTATTTTTATCTATGCTGACAGATTTACTTTAGCTGGACTAGGACAAGATATGACAACAAGTCTCGGATTGAACTATAATAATATAGTTCTTTTGGGTACTGGTCTTATTGCTCTTGCTGTAGGAATTGTTGCAGCTGTTATTGGGAATTTACCTTTTTTAGGGTTAATTGTTCCAAATATTGTTTCCATGTATAGAGGCGATGATCTTAGGAGTAATTTGCCTTGGGTATGTGTTATAGGAATGGGAACTATAACTGTTTGTGATATAATTTCTCGAACTATTATAATGCCCTTTGAAGTACCTGTCTCAATGATACTTGGAACACTGGGCTCGGTGGTATTTATAGTAGTTTTATTGAGACAAAGGAGGTCAAGATGA
- a CDS encoding siderophore ABC transporter substrate-binding protein yields the protein MKKSKLFILISVITVFALMITACSSSSNETTQPVANEQTSNEQPTVSEPTTVEITDVHGTVTVPVNPKNVVALDNRTFETLSDWGIKLAAVPKGVMPADSPYVADESVLDVGNHREPNLEIIAAVEPELVIIGQRFASFYEDIKALVPNAVVIDLNFDVSETAATPGENLVSGLKDSTIALGKIFDKNEEAEKLVAEFDKAIEDVKTSYNGTDKIMSVIVSAGNIGFSAPHSGRVWGPMYEIFGWVPALDINSATSDHQGDEISVEAIAQSNPDWIFVLDRDAAVSSTTDAVPAQDVIDNSPALQNTKAVREGNIVYAPADTYTNESIQTYLELFQDIANALAK from the coding sequence ATGAAAAAATCAAAGTTATTTATACTTATTTCTGTCATTACAGTTTTTGCTTTAATGATTACAGCTTGTTCAAGCTCAAGTAATGAAACTACTCAACCTGTAGCTAACGAGCAAACAAGCAATGAGCAACCAACAGTATCTGAACCTACAACAGTAGAAATTACAGATGTTCATGGAACTGTTACTGTTCCTGTAAATCCTAAGAACGTAGTTGCATTAGACAATAGGACATTTGAAACATTATCTGATTGGGGAATTAAATTAGCAGCAGTTCCTAAGGGAGTAATGCCAGCAGATTCACCATATGTGGCTGATGAGTCAGTACTAGATGTTGGAAATCACCGCGAACCAAATCTTGAAATTATAGCTGCTGTAGAACCTGAACTTGTAATTATCGGTCAAAGATTTGCAAGCTTCTATGAAGACATAAAGGCACTAGTTCCCAATGCAGTAGTTATTGATTTAAATTTTGATGTTTCTGAGACTGCTGCTACGCCTGGTGAAAACTTAGTAAGTGGACTAAAGGATTCTACAATCGCATTAGGAAAAATCTTTGATAAAAATGAAGAGGCTGAAAAATTAGTAGCTGAATTTGACAAAGCTATAGAAGATGTGAAGACTTCATATAACGGAACAGATAAAATCATGAGTGTCATAGTTTCTGCTGGAAATATTGGCTTCTCAGCACCTCATTCTGGACGTGTTTGGGGGCCAATGTATGAAATCTTTGGATGGGTTCCAGCCTTAGATATCAATAGTGCTACTTCAGATCATCAAGGGGATGAAATTTCTGTTGAAGCTATTGCTCAAAGTAATCCTGATTGGATATTCGTGCTAGATCGTGATGCTGCAGTATCTTCTACAACTGATGCAGTTCCTGCACAAGATGTGATAGATAATTCACCTGCTCTTCAAAACACAAAAGCAGTAAGAGAAGGAAATATAGTTTATGCACCAGCAGATACTTACACTAATGAATCAATTCAAACTTATCTAGAATTATTTCAAGATATTGCAAATGCTCTAGCTAAGTAG
- the yaaA gene encoding peroxide stress protein YaaA has translation MRIIISPAKKMKVDTDTLNYNQLPYFIDDTKILMEYLKGLSYEDLKSIWDCNDKIATLNYERIQSMNLYRNLTPAILSFEGIQYQYMAPVVFQTEEYEYIEEHLRILSGFYGMLRPFDGVVTYRLEMQAKLKGYNLSTLYEFWNSKIANKLFSESNCIVNLASKEYSKCISKYLNENIRFVTCVFGEMIDEKIIEKGTLVKMARGEMVRFMAENKIEYIEDIKSFDRLNYVFKEHLSNKNTYVFLKKET, from the coding sequence ATGAGAATTATTATTTCACCTGCAAAGAAGATGAAAGTAGATACAGATACTTTAAATTATAATCAACTTCCTTATTTTATAGATGACACTAAGATACTGATGGAATATTTAAAAGGATTAAGTTATGAAGATTTGAAATCAATTTGGGATTGCAATGATAAAATAGCTACTCTTAATTATGAAAGAATACAGAGTATGAATTTGTACCGTAATTTGACTCCAGCAATTCTTTCATTTGAAGGTATTCAGTATCAATATATGGCTCCAGTGGTGTTTCAAACCGAAGAATATGAATATATTGAGGAACATCTTCGTATTCTTTCAGGTTTTTATGGTATGCTGCGTCCATTTGATGGGGTGGTGACATACAGGTTGGAAATGCAGGCAAAGTTAAAAGGATATAACTTAAGCACGCTTTACGAATTTTGGAATAGTAAGATAGCAAATAAGCTTTTTTCAGAGAGTAATTGTATTGTAAACTTGGCATCTAAAGAATACAGCAAATGTATATCTAAATATTTAAATGAAAATATAAGATTTGTTACTTGTGTCTTTGGTGAAATGATTGATGAAAAGATAATAGAAAAAGGCACACTAGTAAAGATGGCAAGAGGAGAAATGGTAAGGTTTATGGCAGAAAATAAGATTGAATATATAGAGGATATTAAAAGCTTTGATAGACTAAATTATGTTTTTAAAGAGCATTTATCGAATAAAAACACATATGTTTTTTTAAAGAAGGAAACGTAA
- a CDS encoding lipoate--protein ligase, with protein MIYVENNSLDPFFNFALECYLINELDISDEYFMFWRTEPTLMIGKHQNTLEEINKDYVKEKNIHVVRRISGGGTIYTDPNGWQFSFIVKNKQSRDIDFSTYTTPVIKALNELGVKAELSGRNDILINGKKISGNAQYSNNNCLLHHGSILFNTDLDELVRSITVSDEKIVSKGIKSVRERVTNVADNLDKKISTIEFRDLMVSYLLKDAKGTYKLNEKDILRVKEIADSKFRTWEWNYGKSPEFNITKSKRFSGGKVEFKLNVKNGYIEQCTIFGDFFSKGDVRIVADSLIGCPYKEEGIRAKLDEIRAADFFHMVTIDELVSCII; from the coding sequence ATGATATATGTTGAAAATAACTCTTTAGATCCATTTTTTAATTTTGCCCTTGAATGTTATTTGATAAATGAGCTGGATATAAGTGATGAATATTTCATGTTCTGGCGAACAGAACCTACACTGATGATTGGAAAACACCAAAATACCTTAGAAGAAATCAATAAAGATTATGTAAAAGAGAAAAACATTCATGTTGTTAGACGTATCAGTGGGGGAGGAACTATATATACGGACCCTAATGGGTGGCAATTTAGCTTTATTGTAAAAAATAAACAATCTCGTGATATTGATTTTAGCACTTATACAACTCCAGTTATTAAAGCCTTGAATGAATTAGGTGTAAAGGCAGAGCTAAGCGGTAGAAACGATATATTAATAAATGGAAAGAAAATCTCTGGCAATGCCCAATATAGCAATAATAATTGCCTTTTACATCATGGTTCCATTTTATTTAATACTGACTTAGATGAGCTAGTCAGATCAATAACTGTATCTGATGAAAAAATTGTTTCAAAGGGGATAAAATCAGTACGTGAAAGAGTTACTAATGTAGCAGATAACTTGGATAAAAAGATCAGTACAATAGAATTTAGAGACTTGATGGTGAGCTATTTACTTAAGGATGCTAAAGGAACCTATAAATTAAATGAAAAAGATATTTTAAGAGTTAAAGAAATAGCGGATAGCAAATTTAGAACTTGGGAGTGGAATTATGGTAAATCACCTGAGTTCAATATCACAAAAAGCAAGAGGTTTAGTGGTGGTAAAGTAGAATTTAAGCTTAATGTGAAAAATGGATATATAGAGCAATGTACAATATTTGGGGACTTCTTTAGTAAGGGTGATGTTAGAATAGTTGCTGATTCATTAATAGGTTGCCCTTATAAAGAAGAGGGCATAAGAGCTAAACTTGACGAAATTAGAGCTGCTGACTTTTTCCATATGGTGACTATAGATGAATTAGTGAGCTGCATAATTTGA
- the lipA gene encoding lipoyl synthase — protein MIIMNMRKPEWLKTVQDREAKEAIREMNIMLKDLSLNTVCKEASCPNMGECFKKNTATFMIMGPNCTRHCKFCDVTKGEIFPLDPNEPENVALASKKLGLKHIVVTSVTRDDLEDGGAVHFAKTIRAIKRAIPDSTVEVLIPDLKGVKESLDIVIDAKPDVINHNVETVPSLYSTVRPGAIYSRSLNVLKYVKEKSPDILTKTGIMLGLGEEKEEVLKLMDDLVKIDCDIFTLGQYLRPSSKHIEVKEYVTPETFEEYKRIGEEKGIKYVASSPLVRSSYNALEAIKRIRGL, from the coding sequence GTGATAATTATGAATATGAGAAAACCGGAATGGCTAAAAACAGTACAGGATAGAGAAGCTAAAGAAGCTATTAGAGAAATGAATATAATGCTTAAAGATCTATCATTAAATACTGTATGTAAAGAAGCTAGTTGTCCTAATATGGGTGAGTGCTTCAAGAAAAACACAGCAACTTTTATGATTATGGGTCCAAACTGTACAAGACATTGTAAATTTTGTGATGTTACAAAAGGAGAGATATTTCCTTTAGATCCAAATGAGCCAGAAAATGTGGCTCTAGCATCAAAAAAGTTAGGCTTAAAGCATATAGTTGTAACTTCTGTAACTAGAGACGACTTAGAAGATGGTGGGGCGGTACATTTTGCAAAAACAATTCGTGCTATTAAAAGAGCTATACCAGATTCTACTGTAGAAGTGTTGATACCTGATTTGAAGGGAGTAAAAGAGAGTCTAGATATAGTTATAGATGCAAAACCAGATGTTATAAATCATAATGTTGAAACAGTTCCATCTCTTTATTCAACTGTTAGACCAGGTGCTATTTATAGTAGATCACTTAATGTCTTAAAATATGTAAAGGAAAAGTCCCCCGACATATTGACTAAAACAGGAATAATGTTAGGATTAGGTGAAGAAAAAGAAGAAGTACTTAAACTAATGGATGATTTAGTTAAAATAGATTGTGATATTTTTACATTAGGACAATATCTAAGACCTTCATCAAAACATATAGAAGTAAAAGAATATGTAACCCCAGAGACCTTTGAAGAATACAAGAGAATTGGTGAAGAAAAAGGAATAAAATATGTAGCAAGCTCGCCACTAGTAAGAAGCTCATATAATGCCCTAGAAGCGATTAAGAGGATTAGGGGGCTATAA
- a CDS encoding helix-turn-helix transcriptional regulator → MEEHFEVTVGQNLKRIRKDLGLRQHQIAGEDITRNLISLIENDKATLYDTAANIMARNINKIMSEKNLNIFIKPEDLLNPKRYNARKKADTYIERLEDDLINKKFDIKSNELNEIEAFLNEWDLTDKKVKIYELLGDIFYASNNSNKEYYYYFKALESSYDFPNMKGRYKIALKLVFNCIVTGKCDEAINLCKYMLLSQNDIPDMYKGVFYYNSALAYKKLKEYDNCLNNLDIAKKYIDDTSDNFKKILMLEGISYYETKNYNKALVSYEKFLEILGETNRFDEICATYINIVQIHIKRNDKESILKYFDKIMTTLPYIDDDSFYLTEIYYEISNVFLYLNNYEESEKYLNTALASSKKFGMHNLYKKFLGKLMELYINTNSLDKLSDLLKTIDDEIINIRFKEDFILVLKLLLYFIKQNNYKEAENLIIDLLQKKEV, encoded by the coding sequence TTGGAAGAGCATTTTGAAGTTACTGTAGGTCAAAATCTAAAAAGAATAAGAAAAGATCTAGGTCTAAGGCAGCATCAGATTGCTGGTGAGGATATTACTAGAAACCTGATTAGTCTTATTGAAAATGATAAGGCTACATTATATGACACTGCAGCTAATATAATGGCTAGAAATATTAATAAAATTATGAGTGAAAAAAACTTAAACATTTTCATTAAACCAGAAGATTTGCTTAACCCTAAAAGATACAATGCAAGAAAAAAAGCTGATACATATATTGAAAGATTAGAAGATGACTTAATCAATAAAAAATTTGACATTAAATCGAACGAGCTTAATGAAATTGAAGCTTTTTTAAATGAATGGGATTTAACTGATAAGAAGGTAAAGATATATGAGCTATTAGGAGACATTTTTTATGCTTCTAATAATTCAAACAAGGAATACTACTATTATTTTAAAGCTTTAGAATCCTCTTATGATTTTCCGAATATGAAGGGCCGCTATAAGATTGCACTTAAATTAGTTTTTAATTGCATAGTCACAGGCAAATGCGATGAAGCCATTAATTTATGTAAATATATGTTACTCAGTCAAAATGACATACCAGATATGTATAAAGGTGTGTTTTATTATAACAGTGCTTTAGCTTACAAAAAATTAAAAGAATATGATAATTGCTTAAATAATTTAGATATTGCCAAAAAATACATTGATGATACTAGTGATAATTTTAAAAAAATATTAATGCTAGAAGGCATTTCTTATTATGAAACTAAAAACTACAATAAAGCCTTAGTAAGCTATGAGAAATTTTTAGAAATACTCGGTGAAACAAATCGTTTTGACGAAATTTGTGCAACATACATAAATATAGTTCAAATTCATATAAAGAGAAACGATAAAGAAAGTATTCTGAAATACTTTGATAAAATTATGACTACTCTTCCATACATAGATGATGATTCATTTTATCTTACCGAAATATACTATGAAATATCAAATGTTTTTTTATACTTAAATAATTATGAAGAGTCTGAGAAGTATTTAAATACGGCTTTAGCCTCATCAAAAAAATTTGGAATGCATAATCTCTATAAAAAGTTTCTAGGTAAACTAATGGAGCTATATATTAATACAAACAGCTTAGATAAATTATCTGATCTGTTAAAAACAATAGATGATGAGATTATTAATATTAGATTCAAAGAAGATTTTATATTAGTACTCAAACTTTTACTATATTTCATAAAGCAAAATAACTATAAAGAAGCAGAAAACTTAATAATAGATTTATTACAAAAAAAGGAGGTATAA
- a CDS encoding ATP-binding cassette domain-containing protein, translating into MINVTNLSLQFGGRKLFSDVNIKFTPGNCYGVIGANGAGKSTFLKILSGEIEPTTGEVSIAPNVRMSVLKQDHFQYDEHQVLETVIMGNARLYEIMKEKDALYAKEDFTDEDGIKASELECEFAELDGWEAESEASSLLQGLGIGTELHDKKVKELSGNDKIKVLLAQALFGKPGILILDEPTNHLDIKAISWLEEFLIEFEGTVIVVSHDRYFLNKVCTHMADIDFGKIKLYVGNYDFWYESSQLALQMMKDQNKKKEEKIKELQDFIARFSANASKSRQATSRKKLLEKITLDDIQPSSRRYPYVGFKPEREVGNNILSVEGLSKTIDGIKVLDNISFTVAKDDKIAFVGENEIANTTLFKILMGKMEPDSGEFKWGVTITTAYFPKDNSEFFNDVELNLVDWMRQFSEEKSESYLRGFLGRMLFSGEEALKQAKVLSGGERVRCMLAKMMLSTANVLVLDQPTNHLDLESITALNNGLRDYKSNILFTSHDHQFIQTIANRIIEITPSGLIDKRMTYDEYLETKGQ; encoded by the coding sequence ATGATTAATGTAACAAATTTAAGCTTGCAATTTGGTGGGCGTAAGCTCTTTTCAGATGTAAATATAAAATTTACTCCGGGAAACTGCTACGGGGTTATCGGAGCAAATGGTGCAGGAAAAAGTACTTTCTTAAAGATTTTATCTGGAGAGATAGAGCCAACTACAGGTGAAGTAAGCATAGCACCAAATGTTCGTATGTCAGTTTTAAAGCAGGACCACTTCCAATATGATGAGCATCAGGTATTGGAAACTGTCATCATGGGTAATGCAAGACTGTATGAAATCATGAAAGAAAAAGATGCTCTTTATGCAAAGGAAGATTTTACAGATGAAGATGGAATAAAAGCCTCTGAGCTTGAGTGTGAGTTTGCAGAGCTAGATGGTTGGGAAGCAGAATCTGAAGCCTCTTCTCTACTCCAAGGATTAGGTATAGGCACAGAATTACATGATAAAAAAGTAAAAGAACTTTCAGGAAATGATAAAATCAAGGTTCTACTAGCCCAAGCCCTATTTGGGAAGCCTGGAATCTTGATACTTGACGAGCCTACTAACCACTTAGATATCAAGGCTATATCATGGCTAGAGGAGTTTTTAATAGAGTTTGAGGGTACTGTCATAGTAGTATCTCACGATAGATACTTCTTAAATAAGGTATGTACACATATGGCTGACATAGACTTTGGAAAGATTAAACTATATGTGGGCAACTACGACTTTTGGTACGAATCAAGTCAATTAGCTCTTCAAATGATGAAAGACCAAAATAAGAAAAAAGAAGAGAAAATTAAAGAGCTTCAAGACTTTATTGCTAGGTTCAGTGCAAATGCTTCTAAGTCTAGGCAAGCAACTTCTCGTAAAAAGCTTCTTGAAAAAATTACTTTAGATGATATACAGCCTTCTAGTAGAAGATACCCATATGTAGGCTTTAAGCCTGAGAGAGAAGTTGGAAACAATATATTATCTGTTGAAGGATTGTCAAAAACCATAGATGGAATAAAGGTATTAGATAATATTAGCTTTACTGTAGCTAAAGATGATAAGATAGCCTTTGTAGGTGAAAATGAAATAGCTAATACTACATTATTTAAAATACTAATGGGTAAAATGGAACCTGATAGTGGCGAGTTTAAATGGGGTGTTACTATAACTACAGCTTATTTCCCTAAGGACAACTCTGAGTTCTTTAATGATGTGGAACTAAATCTAGTAGATTGGATGCGTCAGTTCTCTGAAGAAAAATCTGAAAGCTATTTAAGAGGATTTTTAGGTAGGATGCTCTTCTCAGGTGAAGAAGCTCTAAAACAAGCAAAGGTGCTTTCAGGTGGAGAGAGAGTAAGATGTATGCTCGCTAAGATGATGCTAAGTACAGCAAATGTTTTAGTTTTAGACCAACCTACTAACCACTTAGACTTAGAGTCTATTACAGCCCTAAATAATGGTCTTAGAGATTATAAAAGCAATATATTGTTTACTTCTCACGACCATCAGTTTATACAAACTATAGCTAATAGAATTATTGAAATCACTCCTTCTGGACTAATAGACAAAAGAATGACCTATGACGAATATCTTGAGACAAAAGGACAATGA
- a CDS encoding DUF3343 domain-containing protein — MENYYCIVTFHTTNHALTFEKVMKENKVDVKLMPVPRQVSSSCGTAAQFPCELKDEILKTCLEQHIEIDEVHKIEVKHSSGILSKLFKQSS; from the coding sequence GTGGAAAATTATTATTGTATAGTTACATTTCATACTACTAATCATGCTCTTACCTTTGAAAAAGTTATGAAAGAAAATAAAGTAGATGTGAAACTAATGCCTGTGCCTAGACAGGTTAGCTCAAGTTGTGGAACAGCAGCACAATTTCCATGTGAGCTTAAAGATGAAATCTTAAAAACATGCTTAGAACAGCATATCGAAATAGATGAAGTCCATAAAATAGAGGTAAAGCATAGTAGTGGAATATTGTCAAAGCTGTTTAAGCAATCAAGTTAA